Below is a genomic region from Sinorhizobium meliloti.
CACGATCCACCCGACACGCCAGCCGGTCATGGACCAGTTCTTGGAAAAGGAATTGACGAAGAGGATGCGGTCGTCCTCCTCCATCACGTCGAGGAAGGACGGCGCCCGGCCGTCGGGATAATAGTAAAGCGCGTAGATCTCGTCGGCGATGATCCAGAGGCCATGCTCGCGCGCGAGCGCCAGAATGGCCTTGAGATCGTCGTGGGTTGCGGTCCAGCCGGTCGGGTTGGACGGCGTGTTGATGAAAAGCGCCCGCGTCCTCTCCCCGATCGCCGCCTGAAGACGTTCGGGATCGAGCCGCCATTTGCCGCCTTCGAACTGCAACGGAACGGCGACCGGGCGAACGCCGGAGAGGTCCGCAGCAGCCGCGAAATTCGGCCAGGCGGGCGTCAGCAGGACCACCTCGTCGCCGGGAGAGCCTACCGCCTCGATCGCAAGCTTGATCGCCTGCATTCCCGAACCGGTAACATAGAAATTCTCGGGCGACAGCGCCTTCTGGAACCGGCGCTGGTAATAGCGGACCAGCGCCTCGCGAAGAGGCGGGATGCCGCGCTGCCAGGTGTAGAAGGTCTCGCCTGCCATCAACGCGTCGGCCGCGGCGCGACTGACGAAATCCGGCGTCGGCAGATCACCTTCGCCGACCCAGAGCGGGATCAGTCCTTCACGCCCGCGCGCATAGTTGACCACTTCGACGATGCCGCTTTCGGGCGCTGCCGTCGCGCGGGGGCTGAGGCTGGTCATGATCGTCATCGGCGGGCTCCTGATTGCCCGCCGTTTCTAGACGCTTTGGCGTCGGCGATCACGCGAATTTCTCTGACCTGTTTATCGAATTCTGTGATGTTTCCATCACCCGGCGGCCCCGGACCGCCGAGTGTCCGGCGCCTCAGGCGCGCTGCCTCAGAAGATCGCGAATTTCGGAGAGAAGCAGGATGTCCTGCGGCGGCGGTGCGGCCGGGTCCGGCGCCTTGTCCCTTTCGACCGAAGCACG
It encodes:
- a CDS encoding pyridoxal phosphate-dependent aminotransferase yields the protein MTIMTSLSPRATAAPESGIVEVVNYARGREGLIPLWVGEGDLPTPDFVSRAAADALMAGETFYTWQRGIPPLREALVRYYQRRFQKALSPENFYVTGSGMQAIKLAIEAVGSPGDEVVLLTPAWPNFAAAADLSGVRPVAVPLQFEGGKWRLDPERLQAAIGERTRALFINTPSNPTGWTATHDDLKAILALAREHGLWIIADEIYALYYYPDGRAPSFLDVMEEDDRILFVNSFSKNWSMTGWRVGWIVAPPAMGQVLENLIQYSTSGVAQFMQRGAVAALDEGDGFVEENIAKAKRNRDTLCDALIATNRVETLKPDGALYAFLKIDGVTDSRAAALDIVDRTGVGLAPGTAFGEGGALFMRACFLRDPLQIAEAADRLQRYILSR